The stretch of DNA GGTTCCAATACTTTAGCCGAAATAAACGAAATTAGTGATAAAAATAATTTATTTGTACGAATTTTACCAACAACTTCTTCGATAAAAAGTGCAGAAGAACTTGGATATTTACCTAAAAATATCATTGCTATGCAAGGACCATTTTCAAAAAATATGAACATTGTAATGTTGCAAGACCTAAAAATAGATTACTTAATTACAAAGGAAAGTGGCGAAACTGGAGGAGAACTGCAAAAAGTAGAAGCTTGTCAGGAATGTGGTGTTACAATTTTGGCAATTAAACGTCCTGTTTTAGATTACGGTACAGTTTTTAACACAATTGAGGAATTAACTGAATACTTGGTTAAGCTTTAAAAATTTTAATAGAATTAAAAATTTAGGGATAATTTGAATAAGTAGTTTTTCTTTTTAGTATTTAAAAATAAAAAAGAAAGACAAATCTTATGATAGTCCCTCTTTTTTTATTTTTATAAACTTATTATTTCTTTATCTAAATATTTATCTAGTAAAATTCTTTTGAATTTTCTTCATATCCCTGTCAATATCTTTTCTTTTAAGCGATTCTCTCTTATCGTGCATCTTTTTACCTTTTGCAAGCCCTATTTCCATTTTTACAAGCCTTTGCTTTGTATAAACTGAAATTGGGACAATGGTATAACCCTGTTCCTTAATTTTTTCGCTCCATTTTTTTATTTCACGTCTATTCAAAAGTAATTTTCTCACACGAGATTCTGCTACATTGTTGATATTTCCAAATTCATAAGGTGTAATATGCATATTCATTACAAAAACTTCATCACGTATGATTCTTATAAAGCTTTCTTTTATACTCACTTTCCCAGCTTTTACCGATTTTACTTCTGTTCCCACAAGCTCAATCCCTGCTTCCAGCTTATCTTCTACGAAATAATCATGAAAAGCCTTTTTATTTCTAGCTAATACTGGCATCTTCCCTCCTTTTGCTACTTTGTTTTTTATTCTTCTTCGGTTTCGTCAATTTTTACTCTTTCTTCCACATAAGGTATAACCTCAATTTCCATTTTTGCATAGCTTGCACTTACAATGCTCACTTTCATTGTACTTCCCATAGTGTAGGACTCATTATTTCTTTTATCCACAATTTTAAAGTTTTCCTCATCATAAATAAAGTTATCACGTGCTGTTGTAACATTGTAAACCACTTCTATGTGATTTTCCAGTTCCATGAATATCTTATTTTTATTCATCCCGCTAAGTCTAGCAATATAAACTTGTCCAATTTTATCCTGCATATACTCAATCAA from Leptotrichia massiliensis encodes:
- the smpB gene encoding SsrA-binding protein SmpB, coding for MKNKVAKGGKMPVLARNKKAFHDYFVEDKLEAGIELVGTEVKSVKAGKVSIKESFIRIIRDEVFVMNMHITPYEFGNINNVAESRVRKLLLNRREIKKWSEKIKEQGYTIVPISVYTKQRLVKMEIGLAKGKKMHDKRESLKRKDIDRDMKKIQKNFTR